From uncultured Desulfobacter sp., the proteins below share one genomic window:
- a CDS encoding lipoprotein-releasing ABC transporter permease subunit, which yields MGAEFFIAGKYLRAKRKEGFISLITLLSVAGVILGVMALVVVIAVMSGSETEFRNRILGLEPHILAMNYSGHFKPDPVMEDKIRQTPGVTAVSPILFGQAMIRTANSFSGIILRGIEPEKGAAMIKGYTVEDLDTALNKTKTSNGLPGIILGQSLAHTVGVMEGDRVILMSASGLISPMGQIPSMKQFVVTGTFKSGMSEYDSSLAYARLDQVQALVGAKGEISAFGIWTDQIFKVKELSQDGLGFIQYPYYLRNWMDINHSLFSALKLEKTAMFVILTLIILVAAFNIASALIMMVMEKTRDIAVLKAMGATNTMIRRIFIIKGMIIGIIGTGIGTTFGVVICYILKRYEFIKLPEAYPFSTLPVQLEYSDVILTAVSALVICFLSTLYPSYKASRMNPVEAIRYG from the coding sequence GTGGGTGCTGAATTTTTCATAGCCGGAAAATATCTGCGGGCCAAACGCAAGGAGGGATTCATCTCTTTGATTACCCTGCTGTCCGTGGCAGGTGTTATCCTCGGCGTCATGGCACTGGTGGTTGTCATTGCCGTCATGAGCGGATCGGAAACGGAATTTAGAAACAGAATCCTCGGACTGGAACCCCACATTCTGGCCATGAATTATTCCGGCCATTTTAAACCTGATCCGGTCATGGAAGATAAGATCAGGCAGACTCCCGGGGTCACGGCCGTTTCTCCTATTTTATTCGGTCAGGCTATGATACGCACAGCCAACTCTTTTTCCGGCATTATTCTCAGGGGTATTGAGCCGGAAAAAGGGGCCGCAATGATCAAAGGGTACACCGTCGAAGATCTTGATACCGCATTGAACAAAACCAAGACCTCAAACGGCCTTCCCGGTATTATCCTTGGACAGTCCCTGGCCCATACCGTAGGGGTGATGGAAGGCGACCGGGTGATCCTGATGTCGGCATCGGGTCTCATTTCCCCCATGGGACAAATTCCGTCCATGAAGCAGTTTGTGGTCACCGGCACCTTCAAATCCGGCATGTCCGAATACGATTCCAGTCTGGCCTATGCCCGGCTGGATCAGGTCCAGGCCCTTGTGGGGGCCAAAGGTGAAATTTCAGCTTTCGGTATATGGACTGATCAAATATTCAAAGTAAAAGAGTTAAGCCAAGACGGGCTTGGATTTATTCAGTATCCATATTATCTGCGCAACTGGATGGATATCAATCATAGTCTTTTTTCAGCCCTTAAACTTGAAAAAACCGCCATGTTTGTTATTCTGACGCTGATCATTCTTGTGGCGGCATTTAATATTGCGTCGGCATTGATCATGATGGTTATGGAAAAAACCCGTGATATTGCTGTATTAAAAGCCATGGGCGCCACAAATACCATGATCCGTCGTATTTTCATAATTAAGGGGATGATTATCGGCATAATCGGTACGGGTATCGGGACAACTTTTGGGGTGGTGATCTGTTACATCCTTAAACGATACGAATTTATCAAGCTACCTGAGGCCTATCCTTTTTCCACTCTTCCGGTTCAGCTTGAATATTCGGATGTTATTTTAACCGCAGTATCCGCGTTGGTGATTTGTTTTTTGTCCACCTTGTATCCGTCGTATAAAGCGTCGCGAATGAATCCGGTGGAGGCCATAAGATATGGGTGA
- a CDS encoding ATP-binding protein, with product MDSPDFLFRRTRELFVQVKWLILARAVFALILIFSTLFFSDIELSGHRDQPFLSLYKISGTILGLSLVYFAWLCCKKYLYVLAYTQIIVDTFIVTAIVFVTGGYHSIFTFLYLLIIIYAAMLLLARGSFSVALASSIQYGFLIEFEYLKILAPFSGNLPLALAIDQHHILYRIVIIISACFATAALSGILSLQLKTARKDLKIAQEHLKRVEKMAAVDEIVSGLAHEIKNPLASLSGSIQMLKEDMAPTGENDKLMQIVLRETERLKQIVTDIRLISKPSRTNAALIDLAKAIDDVKILFDNTPDWHGRINIVTRLERTLYVCMDAVHLQQILWNLIKNAAESIEGKGKITITVSSSRHKHIYLTVRDTGIGIDRKTASHIFDPFYTTKSDGTGLGLSIIHRIVDTYDGMIDFESSPGKGTVFTLIFQNPNIDIRNAIPSPNQKKTNDGTKD from the coding sequence TTGGATAGCCCGGATTTTTTATTTCGACGGACCCGGGAACTGTTTGTTCAGGTCAAATGGCTTATTCTGGCAAGGGCTGTATTTGCCCTGATTTTGATCTTTTCCACCCTTTTTTTTTCTGATATAGAGCTGTCCGGCCACAGGGATCAGCCCTTTTTATCGCTCTACAAAATTTCCGGCACCATTTTGGGACTGTCTCTGGTCTATTTTGCCTGGCTTTGCTGCAAAAAGTACCTATATGTCCTTGCTTATACCCAGATAATTGTTGATACGTTTATTGTCACAGCCATTGTTTTTGTGACCGGCGGTTATCACAGCATTTTTACATTTTTATATCTTTTGATTATCATCTATGCCGCTATGCTGCTGCTTGCCCGGGGCAGTTTTTCCGTGGCTTTGGCATCAAGTATTCAATATGGTTTTCTCATTGAATTTGAGTATCTTAAGATTCTTGCTCCGTTTTCGGGAAACCTGCCCCTTGCCTTGGCGATAGACCAGCACCATATCCTGTATCGGATCGTGATTATCATTTCAGCCTGTTTTGCCACAGCTGCGTTAAGCGGCATTCTTTCTTTGCAGCTTAAAACGGCCAGAAAAGATCTTAAAATTGCCCAGGAACATTTGAAACGTGTGGAGAAAATGGCGGCTGTGGATGAAATTGTATCGGGTCTTGCCCATGAGATCAAAAATCCTTTGGCTTCTTTGTCAGGCTCTATACAGATGTTAAAAGAAGACATGGCCCCCACAGGGGAAAACGATAAACTGATGCAGATTGTTTTAAGGGAAACAGAGCGACTTAAACAGATCGTGACCGATATTCGACTGATTTCAAAACCCAGTCGAACCAACGCAGCGTTGATCGACCTTGCCAAGGCTATTGATGATGTAAAAATTTTATTTGACAATACACCGGACTGGCATGGTCGCATTAATATTGTTACCCGGCTTGAAAGGACGCTGTATGTCTGTATGGATGCGGTTCATCTACAGCAGATTTTATGGAACTTGATTAAAAATGCAGCCGAATCCATTGAGGGAAAAGGAAAAATTACAATAACCGTCTCTTCGTCTCGACACAAACATATTTATCTGACTGTTCGAGACACAGGAATCGGCATTGATCGAAAAACTGCCTCTCATATTTTTGATCCGTTTTACACCACTAAAAGCGATGGGACAGGGCTTGGGCTTTCGATCATCCACAGGATTGTTGACACCTATGACGGCATGATCGATTTTGAATCAAGTCCTGGGAAAGGCACGGTTTTTACCCTGATTTTTCAAAATCCCAATATAGACATCCGGAACGCGATACCTTCACCAAATCAAAAAAAAACAAATGATGGCACAAAAGATTGA
- a CDS encoding OmpH family outer membrane protein, giving the protein MKKSIIIPAVLMIAAMFTCSAFAADAAKIGVVSFEKILKESSAGKVMQKDLKAKLTELQGKLQAEEQKVKDMSAALEREALVLSAEKKLERQRELRDKADDLKKMNADYTQEMKILQNKRMNQMQKEVFDIANELGKAQGYMLIIEQKVAGVIYAADQVDITDQVIKKYNSTYAKKQ; this is encoded by the coding sequence ATGAAAAAAAGCATTATTATTCCGGCAGTTTTGATGATTGCTGCAATGTTTACTTGCAGCGCTTTTGCAGCGGATGCGGCTAAAATCGGTGTGGTTAGTTTTGAAAAAATTTTGAAGGAATCCAGTGCCGGCAAAGTGATGCAAAAAGACCTCAAGGCCAAGCTTACTGAACTTCAGGGAAAACTCCAGGCTGAAGAACAAAAAGTTAAAGACATGTCAGCCGCCTTGGAACGAGAAGCGCTTGTTCTTAGTGCTGAAAAGAAACTTGAACGTCAAAGGGAATTGCGGGACAAAGCGGATGACCTAAAAAAAATGAATGCCGACTATACCCAGGAAATGAAGATCCTTCAGAACAAGCGGATGAATCAAATGCAAAAAGAGGTCTTTGACATCGCCAACGAATTAGGCAAGGCCCAAGGGTATATGTTAATCATTGAACAAAAAGTCGCCGGTGTTATCTATGCTGCAGATCAAGTGGATATCACGGATCAGGTAATCAAAAAATACAATTCAACATACGCGAAGAAACAATAA
- the lpxD gene encoding UDP-3-O-(3-hydroxymyristoyl)glucosamine N-acyltransferase, with the protein MLTAEQIAAMVNARIHGDPGTIISGVSSFDDAGPNDLTFAVDHSFFSRLDETKAGMILVSNDAPEVSGITLLYTANPKLAFFKVVEHLMPEEPLEEFIHPSAVIADNCIIGQGTRIDAHVSIGPGCTIGSHVHIMANTVIGKQCRINDSCRISSNVTLVDKTRIGKQSIIHPNCVIGSDGFGFVQDGYAHAKLVHTGYVQIGDCCEIGACNTIDRGTLGITRIGNGVKTDNQVHIAHNVKIGDNTLVVAQVGIAGSTTIGKNVIIAGKAGISGHLKIGDGVIVGPYAGVSANVSPGDIVSGIPHMSHKIWLKVSRIIPRLPSLRTRLLSLEKRLKKLESNRTEQP; encoded by the coding sequence ATGCTTACAGCAGAACAAATTGCTGCAATGGTCAATGCCCGGATACATGGGGATCCGGGTACAATCATTTCTGGGGTATCCTCCTTTGACGATGCCGGGCCAAATGATCTTACCTTTGCGGTGGATCACTCTTTTTTTTCCCGGCTGGATGAAACAAAGGCCGGAATGATACTTGTTTCCAATGACGCCCCTGAGGTTTCCGGTATCACTCTTCTTTATACGGCTAATCCGAAACTTGCATTTTTTAAGGTCGTAGAGCACCTGATGCCTGAAGAGCCGTTGGAAGAATTTATTCACCCTTCGGCGGTGATTGCAGATAACTGCATTATCGGCCAGGGAACACGCATTGATGCCCATGTCAGTATCGGGCCCGGATGCACAATCGGCAGTCATGTCCACATTATGGCCAATACGGTGATCGGGAAACAATGCCGGATCAATGATTCCTGCCGGATCAGTTCCAATGTTACCTTGGTTGATAAAACACGGATCGGAAAGCAGTCTATTATTCATCCCAATTGTGTTATCGGCTCTGACGGGTTTGGGTTTGTCCAGGACGGTTACGCCCATGCTAAACTGGTACATACAGGATACGTCCAAATCGGTGATTGTTGTGAAATTGGTGCTTGTAATACCATTGACAGGGGAACCTTAGGCATAACCCGTATCGGAAACGGCGTTAAAACGGACAATCAGGTTCATATCGCCCACAATGTTAAAATCGGGGATAATACACTTGTGGTGGCCCAGGTGGGTATTGCCGGTAGCACAACCATTGGTAAAAATGTAATTATTGCCGGAAAAGCCGGTATTTCCGGGCATCTTAAGATAGGAGACGGTGTTATTGTCGGTCCCTATGCCGGCGTCAGCGCCAATGTTTCTCCAGGGGATATCGTTTCAGGCATCCCCCATATGTCCCACAAAATTTGGCTTAAAGTATCCCGTATCATACCCCGGCTACCCAGTTTAAGAACACGACTGCTTTCCCTTGAAAAACGGCTGAAAAAGCTGGAAAGCAACCGGACGGAGCAACCATGA
- a CDS encoding ABC transporter ATP-binding protein: MGDPPLIQLNGVSRSFVSKTTSLDILYKADISIQQGETIAVVGASGIGKSTLLNIIGTLDRPDEGKQRFGGEDILTYNDEKLAAFRNKNIGFVFQFHYLLQGFTSVENVMLPGLISGKSKKTIEKHAVNMLERVGLGARIEYRVEDLSGGEQQRVAIARALVMAPALLLADEPTGNLDQKNSRAVHQLLKELNKEMGMTIIVVTHNSELSGLMNRRVTLKDGKIVPV, translated from the coding sequence ATGGGTGATCCGCCGCTGATTCAACTGAATGGGGTTTCACGGTCTTTTGTATCCAAAACAACGTCCTTGGACATTCTCTACAAGGCAGATATATCCATACAACAGGGTGAGACCATTGCCGTTGTGGGCGCTTCCGGTATTGGCAAATCAACCTTGCTTAACATCATCGGCACCCTTGACAGGCCGGATGAGGGGAAGCAGCGCTTTGGCGGTGAAGATATCCTGACGTATAATGATGAAAAGCTTGCTGCCTTTAGAAATAAAAATATTGGTTTTGTTTTTCAATTTCACTATTTGCTCCAGGGATTTACATCCGTTGAAAATGTCATGCTGCCTGGGTTAATCAGTGGTAAATCTAAAAAAACTATTGAAAAACATGCAGTAAATATGCTTGAAAGAGTAGGACTTGGTGCCCGAATCGAATACAGGGTAGAAGACCTGTCCGGTGGCGAGCAGCAGCGGGTGGCCATTGCAAGGGCGCTTGTTATGGCACCGGCCTTGTTATTGGCTGACGAACCCACCGGTAATCTGGATCAAAAGAACAGTCGCGCGGTTCACCAGTTGTTAAAAGAACTTAACAAGGAAATGGGCATGACGATTATCGTGGTCACCCATAATTCAGAACTATCCGGTTTAATGAACAGAAGAGTAACGTTGAAAGACGGAAAAATCGTACCGGTTTAA
- the bamA gene encoding outer membrane protein assembly factor BamA, producing MRKFKFSVLLAAFFYVLGTGFVSAEEQVAVALFPFHVQAEQPDEKIVAAVSKMLKEKLEKDGAKVVITDIFVDTSDWGYDQFHQEGIRLGVDWIITGDIFIAGQALSIDSQMHNVYEKQAPLTFFSQSPSLSELYAGITSLEKSIIGELFEQKIISAISIKGNVRVDSDAIQRVISSKVGDLLTGTSLNNDLNSVYKMGYFDDVVVKKQNMDRGVEVIFEVREKPSVRNIRFENNNIYEDKELFEVVATSTGSILNAYKLNNDVNKLKRLYYEKNYHNCRISYDIKPLENHQADVVFNIEEGEKVRITAIEFEGNKYFDDDDIKDQMQTREKGFWSFITSSGDLDETELDNDVLRIEAFYKNNGFINVKVSDPVVNMGKEEISIQFKIDEGEQYKNGAVGVKGDILTTEEELLALLLSPKSELYNRELIRKDMITLNDFYANQGYANVRVIPRVDKNDAEAIVNISFDIEKGPLVYFNRIVITGNNKTRDKVIRRELAIEEQGLYSMKKIQRSNRNLVFKDYFQNIDIKPVKTKEENKRDVHVTVEEKPTGNFSFGGGFSSDDGPFGQFSVEERNLFGKGQTGKFTIRMSGETALYDIGFTEPWLFDRPISAGFNIYKFEHEYDHYDKNAYGLTLRAASRRFWDYTTIGLVYNIEKFDIDDVEEENTSVSEGSYLTSSIMPYISYDSRNHNFLPTEGMYHKLSIEYAGEILGGEIDFTKYLVESAAFFPLFWKFSVGLYAKGGYLDDRTDGDPDIDWERFYLGGINSIRGFDDTDINGTRDGSDIEVGGEMYCQFNIEMMFPIAEEQAVYGVLFYDRGDVYNHGENIDLGDQYSSSGLELRWNSPMGPIRLAYGIVLDGKDVKSTGDGQFDFSIGAFF from the coding sequence ATGAGAAAATTTAAGTTTAGTGTATTGCTTGCCGCTTTTTTCTATGTTTTAGGAACAGGCTTTGTGTCTGCCGAGGAGCAGGTCGCAGTAGCATTATTCCCCTTTCATGTCCAGGCAGAGCAGCCCGATGAAAAAATTGTGGCGGCCGTGTCAAAAATGCTGAAGGAAAAACTTGAAAAAGACGGTGCGAAAGTTGTGATCACAGACATCTTTGTTGATACATCTGACTGGGGCTATGACCAATTCCACCAGGAGGGTATTCGCTTAGGTGTTGACTGGATCATTACCGGCGATATTTTCATAGCCGGACAGGCGTTGAGTATTGATTCGCAAATGCACAATGTATATGAAAAACAGGCGCCTTTAACCTTTTTTTCACAATCTCCAAGCCTATCCGAATTGTATGCAGGCATCACCTCCCTTGAAAAAAGTATTATCGGCGAACTATTTGAGCAAAAAATTATTTCAGCCATAAGCATCAAAGGCAATGTACGTGTTGATTCTGATGCCATCCAAAGGGTGATCTCATCCAAGGTCGGCGATCTTTTAACCGGCACCAGCTTAAACAATGATCTGAACAGCGTTTATAAAATGGGGTATTTTGATGATGTAGTAGTTAAAAAACAGAACATGGATAGAGGGGTCGAGGTTATTTTTGAAGTCCGGGAAAAACCCAGCGTCCGAAATATCCGCTTTGAAAACAATAACATTTATGAGGATAAGGAATTATTTGAGGTGGTGGCTACCTCCACCGGATCTATTCTCAATGCATATAAGCTGAACAATGATGTAAATAAACTCAAACGGCTGTATTATGAAAAAAATTATCATAACTGTCGAATTTCCTATGATATCAAGCCACTGGAAAACCATCAGGCAGATGTTGTTTTCAATATAGAAGAAGGTGAAAAAGTAAGAATTACCGCCATTGAATTTGAGGGCAATAAGTATTTTGACGACGATGATATAAAAGACCAGATGCAGACCCGGGAAAAGGGGTTTTGGTCCTTTATTACATCCTCAGGTGATCTTGATGAAACAGAACTTGACAATGATGTACTTCGCATCGAAGCCTTTTATAAAAATAATGGATTTATCAATGTTAAAGTATCTGACCCTGTAGTGAATATGGGTAAAGAAGAGATAAGCATTCAGTTTAAAATTGATGAGGGAGAACAATATAAAAATGGAGCGGTCGGCGTTAAAGGTGATATCCTTACCACGGAAGAAGAACTATTAGCGCTTTTACTTTCCCCTAAATCTGAATTGTATAACCGGGAACTTATCCGCAAGGATATGATCACGCTGAACGATTTTTATGCCAACCAGGGATATGCCAATGTCAGGGTCATTCCAAGGGTGGATAAAAATGATGCCGAAGCCATTGTGAATATAAGCTTTGACATTGAAAAAGGGCCCCTTGTCTACTTTAACCGCATTGTTATTACCGGCAATAATAAAACCAGGGACAAAGTAATCCGAAGAGAGCTTGCCATTGAGGAGCAGGGGCTTTACAGTATGAAAAAAATTCAGCGCTCCAATAGAAACCTGGTTTTCAAAGACTATTTCCAGAATATCGATATTAAACCGGTTAAAACCAAAGAAGAAAATAAACGCGATGTTCATGTCACCGTAGAAGAAAAACCCACTGGTAACTTTTCTTTTGGCGGCGGTTTTTCAAGTGATGACGGACCTTTTGGCCAGTTTTCTGTTGAAGAGCGTAACCTTTTCGGCAAAGGCCAGACGGGCAAATTCACCATCCGGATGTCCGGAGAAACTGCGTTGTATGATATCGGATTTACTGAACCCTGGCTGTTTGACAGGCCTATATCAGCCGGATTTAATATTTATAAATTTGAGCACGAGTACGATCATTATGATAAAAATGCCTACGGGCTCACCCTGCGGGCTGCCTCCCGCAGGTTCTGGGATTACACCACCATTGGCTTGGTTTACAACATTGAAAAGTTTGATATCGATGATGTTGAAGAAGAAAATACATCGGTTTCAGAGGGTTCCTATCTGACATCAAGCATTATGCCCTATATCAGTTATGATTCAAGAAATCACAATTTTTTACCCACCGAGGGCATGTATCACAAACTATCCATTGAATATGCAGGAGAAATTTTAGGCGGCGAGATTGATTTTACCAAATATCTTGTTGAATCCGCCGCATTTTTTCCTTTATTCTGGAAATTTTCAGTCGGACTTTACGCCAAGGGGGGGTATCTTGATGACAGAACCGATGGCGATCCGGATATAGACTGGGAGCGCTTCTATCTTGGTGGTATCAATTCCATCAGAGGATTTGACGATACGGACATCAACGGAACCCGGGATGGGTCTGATATTGAGGTCGGTGGTGAAATGTATTGCCAGTTCAATATTGAAATGATGTTTCCCATTGCCGAGGAACAGGCTGTTTACGGCGTTCTTTTCTATGACAGGGGCGATGTCTATAATCATGGTGAAAATATCGACTTGGGCGATCAATATTCCAGCTCTGGTTTAGAGCTAAGATGGAATTCTCCCATGGGACCCATCAGATTGGCCTATGGTATTGTTCTAGACGGAAAAGATGTTAAGAGTACCGGTGATGGTCAGTTTGACTTTTCCATTGGTGCATTTTTCTAA
- a CDS encoding type II secretion system F family protein, with product MAVIYEWKGKNPKGRKIKGEMEAETPQQVRTSLERRKITPTRVRKKPKDIFENVSFLAPKVKDSDVIIFARQFSTMIDAGLPLLQCLELLYSQQENPTFKKQLKHIKESVESGETFADALKKYPKTFNELFINMISAGEAGGILDVILQRLSAYAEKMAKLKKQVKGAMTYPAITLAVAVIVVAVILVFVIPVFEKMFASMGSALPVPTQMVVVMSNFVVGNIGWMILGLIGAVFLFRQTYKSKKGRIFLDDMFLRMPVVGILIRKVAVAKFTRTTSTMISSGVSILDALDIVGKTAGNKIIEFAISDVKTGISEGRSMADPLLESGVFPAMVCSMIAVGESTGALDVMMTKIADFYDDEVDQAVKNLTDMIEPFMLVFLGVVVGGLVIAMYLPIFSMAGAIG from the coding sequence ATGGCCGTCATTTATGAGTGGAAGGGAAAAAATCCAAAAGGGAGAAAAATCAAAGGGGAGATGGAAGCTGAAACACCCCAACAGGTAAGGACCAGTCTGGAACGTCGTAAAATAACACCGACAAGAGTGAGGAAAAAGCCAAAAGACATTTTTGAGAATGTATCCTTTCTTGCGCCTAAGGTGAAAGATAGTGATGTTATCATTTTCGCACGGCAGTTTTCTACAATGATTGACGCGGGGTTGCCGCTTCTGCAATGTCTGGAGCTTTTGTATTCCCAGCAGGAAAATCCAACATTTAAAAAGCAGCTTAAGCATATTAAGGAGTCAGTTGAATCCGGGGAGACCTTTGCCGATGCCTTGAAAAAATATCCAAAAACCTTTAACGAACTTTTTATCAACATGATCTCCGCCGGAGAGGCCGGTGGTATTCTTGATGTTATTTTGCAGCGTTTGTCGGCTTATGCCGAAAAAATGGCAAAACTCAAAAAGCAGGTCAAGGGGGCCATGACCTATCCAGCGATCACCCTGGCGGTGGCGGTTATTGTGGTCGCTGTTATTTTGGTCTTTGTTATACCGGTGTTTGAAAAAATGTTTGCCAGTATGGGTTCGGCACTGCCGGTTCCCACCCAGATGGTTGTGGTAATGAGTAATTTTGTGGTGGGAAATATCGGCTGGATGATCCTTGGGTTGATCGGTGCGGTTTTCCTTTTCAGGCAAACCTATAAATCAAAAAAGGGCCGGATTTTTCTTGATGACATGTTTTTGCGTATGCCCGTGGTCGGCATTTTGATCCGTAAGGTGGCTGTTGCGAAATTTACCCGTACCACCTCCACAATGATTTCATCCGGGGTATCTATTCTTGATGCCCTTGATATTGTGGGTAAAACCGCGGGTAATAAAATTATTGAGTTCGCCATATCAGACGTGAAGACGGGTATCTCCGAAGGCCGTTCCATGGCGGACCCTTTGCTGGAGAGTGGCGTGTTTCCAGCCATGGTCTGCTCGATGATCGCAGTGGGTGAATCCACAGGCGCTTTGGATGTAATGATGACCAAAATAGCGGATTTTTATGATGATGAGGTCGACCAGGCCGTTAAAAATTTGACGGATATGATAGAGCCTTTTATGCTTGTATTTTTAGGTGTTGTGGTCGGCGGCCTTGTTATTGCGATGTATCTGCCGATTTTCTCAATGGCAGGCGCCATTGGATAG
- the lysS gene encoding lysine--tRNA ligase — protein sequence MDNKTSKLLDLRKEKINDLKAEGVSLYPNDFKPDHRVHEVKAIIEKEADTLGENGRKFCLAGRMMAVNKMGKSSFVRFQDAGEQLQVYIQKNKVGDDVYALFKKLDIGDFIGVEGPLFQTRTGEWTLLAENFKLLSKSVRPLPEKFHGIKDPEKRYRQRYLDLIMNENTRQIFKKRSAIVAAMRRFFDENGFMEVETPMMQTLPGGAEATPFKTWHNALGMELYLRIAPELYLKRLVVGGFEKVFEINRNFRNEGVSTRHNPEFTMVEFYQAYATYEDLMNLTEEMFSTIVTEITGDSKVEYQGMTIDFSKGWKRISMIDSLSEIGGVDPAIVNDTQALLAHAEKEDIQIAKKDRHGKVLTKLFDALVEPKLIQPTFITGYPVEVSPLSRKSDSDSELTDRFELFIAGREIANGFSEINDPEDQYNRFLMQVRQRDEGNDEAHIMDAEYVEALEYGMPPTAGQGIGIDRLVMLLTDAASIREVILFPHMKNV from the coding sequence ATGGATAACAAAACAAGCAAACTTCTTGATCTTCGTAAAGAAAAAATAAACGATCTTAAAGCCGAAGGCGTCAGCCTGTATCCCAATGATTTCAAACCGGATCATCGGGTTCATGAAGTAAAGGCTATAATAGAAAAAGAAGCCGATACCTTGGGTGAAAATGGGCGTAAATTCTGCCTTGCCGGCCGTATGATGGCCGTTAATAAAATGGGGAAATCCTCATTTGTCAGATTTCAGGATGCCGGTGAACAATTGCAGGTATATATCCAGAAAAACAAGGTGGGAGATGATGTATATGCGTTGTTTAAAAAATTGGACATTGGTGATTTTATTGGCGTTGAGGGACCTTTGTTCCAGACTAGAACCGGTGAATGGACCCTGCTTGCCGAAAATTTTAAGCTGTTATCCAAATCCGTAAGGCCGCTGCCTGAAAAATTTCATGGCATCAAGGACCCTGAAAAAAGATACCGCCAGCGGTACCTTGATCTGATCATGAATGAAAACACCCGGCAGATATTTAAAAAACGAAGTGCCATTGTTGCTGCCATGAGACGTTTTTTCGATGAAAACGGATTCATGGAGGTGGAAACACCCATGATGCAGACATTGCCCGGCGGTGCTGAAGCGACACCCTTTAAAACCTGGCACAACGCCCTGGGGATGGAATTGTATCTGCGTATTGCACCGGAACTGTATCTGAAACGACTGGTGGTCGGCGGATTTGAAAAGGTGTTTGAAATTAACCGAAATTTCAGAAATGAAGGGGTCTCCACCCGGCATAATCCGGAGTTCACCATGGTTGAGTTCTACCAGGCCTATGCCACCTATGAAGATCTTATGAATCTTACCGAAGAGATGTTTTCCACCATCGTCACTGAGATTACCGGCGACAGCAAAGTTGAATACCAGGGCATGACCATTGATTTTTCAAAGGGATGGAAACGCATATCCATGATCGATTCCCTATCGGAGATAGGCGGAGTTGATCCAGCCATTGTGAACGACACCCAGGCCTTGCTTGCCCACGCTGAAAAGGAAGATATTCAAATTGCCAAAAAAGATCGCCACGGCAAAGTGCTGACCAAGCTTTTTGATGCCCTTGTGGAGCCTAAGCTCATCCAGCCCACGTTTATTACCGGATATCCGGTGGAAGTCTCTCCTTTGTCCAGAAAAAGCGATTCCGATTCTGAACTTACGGATCGGTTTGAATTGTTCATTGCCGGCAGAGAGATCGCCAATGGATTTTCCGAAATCAATGATCCTGAAGACCAATATAACCGTTTTCTCATGCAGGTACGTCAACGCGATGAGGGCAATGATGAAGCCCATATCATGGATGCGGAGTATGTCGAAGCACTGGAATACGGTATGCCGCCCACAGCAGGTCAGGGAATCGGTATTGACCGTCTTGTCATGCTGCTGACCGATGCCGCCTCCATTAGAGAAGTCATTCTTTTTCCGCATATGAAAAACGTATAA